The Miscanthus floridulus cultivar M001 chromosome 6, ASM1932011v1, whole genome shotgun sequence genomic interval ttgaggtccacccacattaggataccttggtatagggtgaggaataggaaatagacggttgttcagttgatggtgctcaacctgaagctcttccaGCTGTTCTTGGAGTTCTTGCTCCCTTtggaaagcattgtggttagccatgatccaaccctgacgtctttcttctactaactctaaagctgcatttctatgatgggtcacacgatccaactcttgtgctgcctcatctctctctatagtgaggttcatcagctggttatgaagctcgtctctttCACGTGGTGTTTGACCCCACTATTggaggcgataatttgcaatatctcgaatctcatctacttcttgctgagctcaccCACATGCATCCACCCTATAGCGATACTTGTGGGCACGCAACCTAAACTTGTGCTGGGCTACCATTGCCTTGTCAGCTTCttctagcacactagaaagggtgtcttGCCTAActtgacaaagcttcaagacggccatcatagcactcattctagcATTGTCACTCTAAACACGTTCACCacagcctcgaaccaaggcctggccaacatcttgagtccactcagcctcggtaggcgccactcggggaatggatgaagctggtccacccactaactcatccccgaagctctgtgctatatccataagcacatcaagggcagcaacttgagcggcttcccatggggtTTGCCCATTAGTCtctatgctccacccatgccacaatgacCTTGTGGGGTTCtgcggcactataaaggtcacgacataccatggtacatctcccaatggtaccgcctgcctccacgtgtagcggggtgcctctaggtacccaactgaactgagcaccctctagagcaaggtgggagtaccgaactggtccaaaaaggtggtgctaccagtaggaaacatgggcgcggccatctgtatcaaaaagggatgcaacccacgtgagaggattattttgctgagagattgaacttaatacttgggataagcaattataagggagggagtaatgcaatatgaatgacatgagtgaatatgatgcatgctcattccgtacgtcctcacaaacctaagaaaatttaagtttaGCGAAATATACGgcggcatacatacattctctcaattagcggtaactagtcgatctacacggtgcgttgttagcgtacctacagaaaacttcattgtagcccagcccaacaagatataatgctaataacaaaagtagtaactaagatactctccatatatacatccccagatatatatactttggtatccaaactacccgacagatgtacccacaattaagtaccttcatatatacatgtatgcaacatgtaaatactccagtaaccacaactaactctcccctagaccgatagttggatggtcatgctctcacaactcacacttaccttagcgtagaggcaattgatccatacattaccatttaagcgaatggcacccatgcaatatcatgcCCCATGGAcaatgaaatagaaacaatcaatttccccccaagttagtaattatatataagccacctagaagtccttaagtgggctacaagggatgtgatcaccagtacaccataaaaattttgatttttgaccacttatatataactataagtaggaaaaccgttttcacaacaaaagcttttgttttaaatacccgtatgacatgtttagtgttgaatctagctctgataccagctgtcacagaactgaccaatttataagagcacaagtacaaaaacagtcaccgaaacgatcaaattctcgcacttgagcccatataaacctggtagccaactgaaatctcgaaggatttctaaccaacttgcatacaacaaagatcacagtaattcaacataacatattgtacgttacaacatttcacagacggttgCAAATAGGTTGCAACAccttagagtcatcgttattacaaaactggtcttgtaaaacatgcggaagcaaatagtttaacttacacacccaagttcaaatacaaatactggtttgctgatcacaacacacaaaagcattcggataagggaaacagagatcatgcccatgatctagtcttcgtcacccgccgggtggagataatacttacagaatccctgatatagaaggtcatctgcaacaagagggaataaaccctgagtacgagaatatactcagctagacttacccatcggaaatgaaaacaaatgacaccaaggaatatgcatagcttaattttgTGGATCTggttgacactttctttttgcaaaaaagcGCAAgtaatcatgatcaactcttaacctgaactagtagtgacttttagccattaacatgtcatctatattagcacctatactaagcaatcatttgattaagatgcaaacattaataaccatatcaggtataaatcttggcaacattatcatcatcatccatttaaccatatcgttaaattaattgaatctacgttgccgctgctcagtcaagttctcactatccgagagagatggtgattcgaatcaattcctatccagctgaaggggtattcctaaacacaaaccctgcttcccccgttagggtcgcaaatGAGTTACCTTTGGTATGatttaggagtcgcgagtccgaacaaatcgacattcttagagaaccactctgccaaggttgttcgggactccaACCCGCCttagacttatgccaatggctctccgcacatccttactacctctagaatgcaggCCACTACTCACATCCCTGgcttgagtcgagctactaggcttcgtggtcagaatgacttatctagccagctaagtgttaggctgcgttcaacatgacataaggacgtacaacgtatcggtccttaaatgacacagacggagtcactatgtccaaacctacacaagactccgcccggtcttaattcattattaacatggttcttttccacgatagtaaatatagccaaccgtgatccacctcatcctaaagctcgcaggtgataggaaatcacctgacttctaccgcattaagcatggctaagcatttaacccattcctaaacttaaataggattccagtgcgatatctggacaaggatggatatataatgcaacaatcgGTTCCatccaattcctatacttaatgcatcatcaatgaataaaagatactcaaggtatttgtaaaaacatgggagtcttaatatgctctggggcttgcctttcaggaaagaggatggacggtggtcagggcactcgggcaactcctcctcggtggctgcttcgtcgatttcctgcacctcgggctcctcctcctggttggctccctcaaactccagcagcgtcactccctccagcacacctattgcatgaatgcacaagataaatatcatggacgCACAAGAACaaagtcagggatgctcggggaatgcacatgctcactgtagtccgcatattccaacttaagctctattcaaatcactttaacttaccaagtttatacaacctaatgtataattcctcatcttcagttaaggacctagcacctgcacctaagcatgttctcaagttaggctagcccctaaacaatcaataagaacattgcaacaaagcatacacacaagcatttgtatttcagcaaaataggaactatatAGCGGAACAGTAAACTGGTCATAACTGGAGATTgagaaatccaaatgacatgcaacaagataatttagaaagcttaagaaattgtctacaattcattttcagaccttaaAGCAttattccaacctttaccaggtcaaattctttaatcaacagaaatctgtcttcacaagacagagaacaagcaactctggaatctaactttaaacagatgtagttcctaaactactgggcaAAATGCTACCAAATTTTGACTAGAGCTAGAtgcataagttatctacaactttttgtattcaccacatttacagcaaaccaaattatcatgggaaactttgtaaagtccccagaactgtcctGAAAGACACGATGcagcaaaataattattaacttatgttgcaaacacataaatgGACAAAACAAACTTCACttactcatcacacatatcacaagaacaccagaaggtaaggtgttcatcaccaaatcatttcttttaatacctttcttaatttatttaattaattagggaaaacggtaaacatatatgaaaactacaccatttaatctacaaaaattatagtaggtaaTACATGCTCTAActaagctactataaaaatttcacaccatttgagcaagtataacagcctacacaaaaatgataagacataatggcttaaaatgacataattaggaaaccttagtgaaaagtgtcaagcaatagattttatatttttcctagcatccttaaggtactaggatactccccacaaaatttcatggtcattggattcctagataatttataaaaattcacacaaggatcattcaaagataaaaggaaaatctataactcaaaaaccatacatgcaatgactctcaaatttttaccagagcttctactaagcaagaatagcctacccacaaaattgcataatatttggagcacagaaacttaagatataatttaaacaagtttgcatgcatttaaaaacacatttcaagttcctatttaatttatccaaaatttccacttcaagtgttcatgtcatatttttactaaatactagacttccctatgatcctaacaaaattagaatcaccccatttggatctaccaatttggagatacaaaattcgcaaaacagcattcaaatctgcaaatttgaactagcttttgaaTAAACAGTCAATGGCACGCGGGGTCCACACATTAGCagggcccgcatgtcagtgagacggaaacaggggaggcggcttgcgATGGCGCGGCAGCGGCGAAGCTCACCAATGGTGAGGATTCCGGTGAGATGGtcggcacctacatgatctacgtgacGAGCCACGTCGAATGATGCTACCAGAAAGACCTAGAGCTAACCAGAGATAGCGCGTCGCCGGCCAAGGCGGCACGGCAGATCTCCGCGCATGGTGTATGAACAACGGCGAGCCTCCATGCCTCAATCGAGCTTGGTACGAGCTTCACTAGGTTATCATGGAGCTAACAAGGAAGaaaaaggaggacgagaggaTCCCGATGGTGGTTGGTCGCGGTGAGCTCCACTTCGGCGAGCCTCGGTCATGGCGACGGTGTCAGAAAAATGGCCAATGACCCTCACCTACGGCATGTCTGGCTCAACTAGAAGGTcaacgaggtagaggaggacacgacaGAGCTGTGGGCTAGTTGGAGGCGTTCGCGGTGGCGAGTGAGCTAGGCGATGGCGGAGCTCGCTCAGCAGCAATGGCGGGTAGTGGCGtcgggagagagagagcgagtgGGAGGCAGAGCGCGTGCAGGCGAGCAGAGGGCTAGCGGGTGCTCTCCTCTTCATGCTAGCCAGCACGCAGTACGGTTAGGACCAGCTGGGTGCGTGGTGTCCACGTGGCGGCAAGGTTCTGCTGCCGGTCGTCACTATAGTGAATCTGAAACTCCGATTTAGTTACAAGTGAGCCGACTGACAGGCGCTTTTCAATGCTACATAGTTCCTAAACCATGAAGAATCAGTGAAAACAATagacatgaaagttgtagcccttcatACCATCTTCAATTCCTATTAAAGGACCAAGACATAATTCTCAAAGgatcaggagaaaaatcatgccaaagttgagTACAAGAATCTAGAATTGCAatctagacttagaaaattttctaagtgttgaatcagccctcaacactgacttgtgggccctttttgagcatgttgtgcacatttccATGACTTGGCttataaacaaagtttgttccttataaaattttctacaacgttgctttaggttgctcagacatgcaaatactctaagctacactttttaaatagtcaaactcaggagctctaggggtccataatggtcaaaccatgacttggaaacctaattaggcaaaatgatcaacatgaacattgttcctaatgaaattctaagtataactaagttgctcaagaggattattagccacaccacacattggtcacaccaaaatcaagcatcacatgcattgaaacaaggaaaaacaagtgaaatattacctttgtttcaaaatcatgtttcacatgtttcatgattttgttgcatagtactaactaaccatgtttcactaaagtgagttgcacatgttgcacttgagtgttgcacaatattcatttcataaaatcaatacacatgaaatataacaatatgttgcaatgtttcaaaaacatgtttcatgcaatataagctcatgaatggatgaatgatgctcatgttcatgaaatgcaagtgcaaatgtggaagccaaacacctggggtgttacaagatcacttgcaaaagctatttaactcagtttgatccaagggcaagcttcttcacacctccaaataagggttatcatgcaccatgttaagttaaatacttatagcccattttttagattaaacactaggttcacaagaccacaaacatgtcatatgctaccactagatcatttcaagaatacaagcaatagtggtaccatacaagcatcaaattcatttggttttcatgaatgagactaagacatgataggaatgactagatgcactaaacaagtccttagcaatagatgaatgacatgtcaattaaTTTTACCAtgctttgctcaaaggagaggcatgtcatataatgggggtgcatcaacacatatttgagaagtcaagtatgttcaattcatttcttagcttgcaaaacctcttctcatcaagtgacttagtgaatatatcgacaagttgatcatcggtgcccacactctcaatgcatatgtcccctttttgttggtgatctcttatgaaatggtggcagacatcaatgcgctttgttcttgcatgttgaaccagattgttagtgagcttgatagcactctcattgtccaatagtaatggcacttgtttgaatttgattccaaagtcactcaaagtagccttcatccaaagtagttgagcacaacaactaccgaccaaaatgtactctgcttcgacgGTTGAAactactacactattttgcttctttgatgaccaagacacaagtgatcttcctaatagttgatatgtgcccgatgtgctctttctttcaactttgcatcctgcataatcagagtctaaatatccaatcaactcaaatcttgctcctttggaataccacaatccaacattttgtgtatgcttcaagtacctcaatattctcttgattgctttcaaatgactttctcttggtgaggcttaaaatctagcacacatgcatacactaaacattacaTCCGGCTTTGATgttgtcacatagagtaggctttcaattatAGACCGTTagatcttttgatccaccatgttgccactagcatcactatccaaccTTCCATTtgtccctattggtgtactaatagctttagcatcatccattccaaacttcttgagtatgtctttgatgtacttgccttgactcacaaatgtgtcattcttcatttgcttgatttgaagaccaaagaagtaactaagctctccaatcatagacatctcaaactcacttgccatcatctttccaaactcctcacaaaagttttgattggttgattcaaatataatgtcatcaacatagatttgcaacacaaataagtcattGCCTAGCTTTTTGGTGAAGGGAGTGGTGttaacctttcccatcttaaatcccttagagagtaggaaatctctcaatctctcgtaccatgctcttggtgcttgcttcaatccattcAAAGCCTTTCacaacttataaacatggttggatttcttctcatcttcaaaaccaggaggttgctcaacatgtacaagctcattgatgtacccatttagaaatgcacttttcacatccatttggtaaaacttgatgttgtgggcataagcataggctaacaagatcctaattgcttccaatcatgcaaccggggcatatgtttctctaaagtcaagaccttcaacttgagtgtaaccttgagccactaatcttgctttgttccttacaactatcccatcttaatcttgcttgttccgaaagacccacttggttccaatcacattatgatccttaggcctctcaactagctcccatacttcatttcttgtgaagttagttagctcttcatgcatagcatttacccaatcaacatccaataaagcttcatctatcttcttaggttaaatagataacacaaatgagaaatgttcacaaaatgatgccaatcttgatcttgtttgtacacctctggagatatcaccaattatagaatccaatggatgatctcttgcaacattggttggttggagcacttgcacttgattgcttgcatttgattgatcatttcGTTGAAATGATGTACTGCCACATGTTGATTTTGCACTTGAGATGATGAATTAGCTTGACTTGaatcaacttgcacatttgagttagagggcacttgatctttgtcatcttcaacttcaatcacctctctaggccttatatcaccaatatccatattattcattgcattgaccaattaagtgcctctcatatcatctagattctcatcttcctcttgggaaccattggtttcatcaaattccacatcatgaacctcctcaagagtaccactagctaaattctaaaatctataagccttgctagtagtggagtaaccaagcaagaagccttcatcacattttctctcaaacttgctcaatcttgtgcctttctacaatgtgtaacatttgcaaccaaaacccaaaagtatgcaatgttgggctttctatcattcaagagctcatatggagtcttctccttcaatggatgacaatagagtcagttgctataatagcaagccatgttaattgctttggcccaaaataaatgactcacattgtactcactcaacattgatcctgaatgtcaatcaaggttctattcttcctttcaactagaccatttgattaaggagtgtacttggccaagaattgatacctaattctaaactcatcacacaaatcatcaactcttgtgttcttgaattcacttctattgtcacttcttactttcttgatggttgtttcaaactcattgtggattctcttgatgaatgtcttgaaggatgcaaacatatcactcttgtcaataagaaagaacacccatgcatatctagtaaaatcatccacaaccacaaatccatatttgtttccaccaatgctggtgtatgtggttggtccaaacaagtccatatgcaacaactcaaatgccttagatgtgctcatcatgctgttcttaggatgtgtattaccaacttgctttctgtcttgacatgcactacatagtttatccttctcaaatgtgacatctttcaagccctcTAACTAGGTcatacttgatcaacttgttcaattgtttcattccaacatgaccaagccttctatgccataaccaacccatactagacttagtgagcaaacatgttgacaattgaacttctctagcattgaaatcaaccaagtatagattctcatatctaaatcctttgaatatcaacactacaacacaacatacttttgccgacattttctattgtaggcaaagggcacctttgccgacagataacctcccgcgaaAAGTTTTGCCAACAATTTAGAAACAATCGCGCTAGAAGCCGTCGGCGAaacttttgccgacagttaacagaatctccgacactttatgtgtaggcaaacggtctacctacgccgacagttgaaacctttgccgacagttaaccttttgccgacagttaagacctacgcCGATAGTTAAGACCTTTCTCGACAGTTTGTATGTTGGCCAAACCATTTCCAAAGTATTTTACAAACCATACCCTGCCAAAAAAAATTGTTGGCAAAACTTCTTAGATATAATTacaattaaaataatttgacaaatccacttttgctcatatagaaggcatcacattaaacaaattcacttgatttttgtataaataatatattagatcttcCATACATACACCCTGCTTGTCAATCCTATCTATTTCTAAAAATTGTAATTCTTTACACTGCAACAAAATACAAAgatatttagaaaaaaaataccAAGATATTTGCAAGTATACTGCGTCCACAATAGCAGCATGCCATCTCCAAAGAGAAGAAAATAGGTGGTTTATCTCTCAGTCTCTGCAACTATAAATGCACTGATTGGTTTATCTCTCAGCCTCTGCAACTATAAACTCAAGCTTGCGTCATGCAAATGCAAGACTTTGCCACTATATTCCCCAGGCAACTGGGGCCTGTCAACCAAAATATAGAAATATAGAAACGAGCAGCAGTGATCAACTTCATCAAAGGTCACTGCCGACACCGGTTAGGCGGTCCGTAGATGACCATCCTTGGGGCATGCTAATCCTTGTTGCTGTTGGGGGATTCATCCTGCTCACCGATCTTCTGGAACTCCGCCTGGATGACCTCGACGATCTTCGCGTCATCTGGGTCTGGCTCGGGAATGCTGACATGCAGTGAACCCATCTTGATGagctccctgcacgatgcttgCTCTTTGATATGGTCGTAAAGTTCTTTGTGGAAAGGATGGTCAAGGGAGAAGCAGTTGTCGACGTCAGTAGATGAATGCTTTGATGATCCAGAGCCCTCCCGGTGGCAGAAATGGGGAAGTGACGAGTAGTCCATAATCTACAAATGTTAAGCATCACAACTGTTTTACTGAAGGAAAAATGCATGTTCACAAATGCGGATAGTATTGCAACCAAAAATGAAGGATCTAACTGAAAAGACAGCCAACAAGGAAGAATATGTTTCCAGTTATTTACCTTCAGAAGTTCATCGCTCCCGTAGCCAGTCAAAACTTTAACCTTCTTTTTTGTCCTCTCCTGCAACAAGGGCTTCACAACCTAGCAGCATGCTCAAATTAACTGTCATCAGTTTCTACTAAAAACTTACTAAAAAAACCTTACGTCTGAATATCAGTGGTAATTGATAGTACCTTCCAACAAGCAGAAAATATGTATGGAACATTGACTACATAATAGGTCTCTGTCTTTTCAGGGTAATTCAGATCATCAACTGTTGATATGGAAGTCAAGATCTGTATATCATATTAAAACTATATTAACAAAATAATATGCCACAATCAATACCCAGAAGCAACACAAGTAATGCACATAGCACACaatttttttaacaaaaataTGGGATAATAAGTGAAAAAATATTCTCTGAACTTCAGCGTTAACACTCTGCTTGAATGCCATACAGAGCAACAGAGATGAATTGAACAGTGGACAGCTCAAAGTTCAAGGGTTAAGCTATTCCTCTTGAACACAAGAGGTTAGATAAAGCTAATTCTAATATTCTATTATCCCTAGATAATTACTAAAAAGGATTATTGAAGTTATTATTATACATGTTCATACAATAATACTAACtcattagtttatattctaatgGGGATAAAACAGGTGAATGCCATACTAACTCATTTTATTGCACATAGTAGTGGACCTGAGACAAAATACCTCTATTTTTAGTTGACTCACAGAATTCAGTAGAAAAAAGCACGAGGCCACAAATAAAATGAAGTTAGTTGAATAAGATCACTATTTGGGTCACTAACTACTATAGTCAAAGCTTATATCAACCTCTGAAAGAAAAACGTTTCCGCAACATACAGTAAATGGCTAAAAGCAGCCAGTTTCATGATTAAGCAGCCTGTAGCTGTAGCCTACTAAACAATTAGCAAGCATCAGAGTAATTACCGAAGCTTTGTCATATGTGCTATGTCCAACACCAATGCCAAAAACTGGGAGACCCTGCAATGAGAGAAACAAAGACAGAAAAAATTATCGAAACAAAGATAGAAAGAAGGAAATTACTATAACAACTACCACATGCAACTTAACAATTGTGGTAGAAGGTTTGctaatattttttaatttttacaAAAAACTAAGAGCCTCGAGGAACAAAGACTAGACTACTATAGTATATAAATGGGAAGCTAATGACTCTCTGATGTTGCCCACAGGTGAGAAATATCAAGAAAGACAAACCCAAAGGTGAGAAATTATCACATAAGATCCTACAGTTCTTGCTAACAAAATATTGCCAGGTCAACTATAGTTATCACAGATCCCAAGTGAAAACATCACCTCTGATCCTACAGATCATGATAACCAAACAATGTCTAGTCAACTGCAGTTATCACAGTTCAAGTACAACTTGTATGACGCCATATCATACTTTGAAACTACAGGCCTTAATAGCCCACTTTGCTGTTAGTAGCACATCATTCCGTGAAAGTTTGACAATCAATATAAGTTAAAACTTTAACCTCTTCAGTACTATCTTCATTCAGCATATTTAATTTTCCTAGTGAAAACTGAAAATCAAAGTACTCTGTTTTAAGAATTTCAACCGAGGACATAGACAAATTAAGTCCAAGAATATGGTAGCCTTAGAATACTAACAGTAAAAAGGCATGTCTATTTCAAACACACAAATGACTGGTTCATAATCAATTCATATATAGGGTAATGGTTCAACCAACACAGATTTTATTATTGGAAGTAAACAGCTATACCTCCTTTGTGTATCCTGACAGGCCAATAAGTTGTGAATCACGTATTGATCTGTATAAATCTACTGGGACTATAGGTCTCTGCAGATGGACAGTGCAAACATTGATCAGGAAAAAAGATGAAGAACTTTTCTATACAAACATACACAAATAGGTAGATGATTAAGAGTGATATTGCtgcaataataaaataaataatcaaAATGAGAAATGATTAGGGAAAGACCA includes:
- the LOC136458312 gene encoding phosphatidylinositol/phosphatidylcholine transfer protein SFH2-like yields the protein MHQGYPKETLVRFLKAREWNVSKAHKMIVDSLNWRIQNEIDSVLERPIVPVDLYRSIRDSQLIGLSGYTKEGLPVFGIGVGHSTYDKASILTSISTVDDLNYPEKTETYYVVNVPYIFSACWKVVKPLLQERTKKKVKVLTGYGSDELLKIMDYSSLPHFCHREGSGSSKHSSTDVDNCFSLDHPFHKELYDHIKEQASCRELIKMGSLHVSIPEPDPDDAKIVEVIQAEFQKIGEQDESPNSNKD